One segment of Ignavibacteria bacterium DNA contains the following:
- the guaA gene encoding glutamine-hydrolyzing GMP synthase gives MTHAERIIILDFGSQYTQLIARKVREVGVYAEIHPYSISRETLSDLAPKGIILSGGPSSVYADGAPIPDFDVFDMGVPVLGICYGLQLVAHQLGGVVDKAARREFGRAMLEVDDTSDLFTGIHSTTQVWMSHGDHITEIPPGFERIAHTENAGICAIRDVNRQIWGVQFHPEVHHSTEGKSILRNFVTLICGCATTWNATSFIDAAVAEIRAKVGDGGVICALSGGVDSTVAAVLLHKAIGDKVHCIHIDSGLMRKGESDNIIEMFKQHFAMTVDLVDGTEMFLSRLHGVEDPERKRKIIGGAFIDLFDVEAKKFADAKFLAQGTLYPDVIESVSTKGPSQTIKTHHNVGGLPEKMNLKLIEPFRELFKDEVRAVGRELGIPDWFVERHPFPGPGLAIRIPGAITPEKLDILREADEIYLEEIRNAGLYNEIWQAFAVLLPVRTVGVMGDERTYEHVCGLRAVTSTDGMTADWFHMPYDVLARMSNRIINEVRGINRVVYDISSKPPATIEWE, from the coding sequence ATGACACATGCAGAACGTATCATCATTCTCGACTTCGGATCACAGTACACGCAGCTCATTGCCCGTAAGGTGCGCGAGGTAGGCGTCTACGCAGAGATCCATCCCTACTCCATCTCTCGTGAGACACTCTCAGATCTAGCTCCAAAGGGCATCATCCTCTCGGGTGGTCCATCAAGTGTGTATGCAGACGGTGCACCCATACCCGACTTCGATGTCTTTGACATGGGTGTTCCTGTTCTCGGGATCTGCTATGGACTTCAGTTAGTAGCACACCAACTCGGTGGTGTTGTTGATAAGGCAGCACGCAGAGAGTTTGGGCGGGCTATGCTTGAGGTTGATGATACCAGCGATCTTTTCACGGGAATACATTCAACCACACAGGTATGGATGAGTCACGGCGATCACATCACCGAGATCCCGCCCGGCTTTGAGCGCATCGCTCACACAGAGAATGCCGGCATCTGCGCCATCCGAGATGTGAATCGTCAGATATGGGGCGTGCAGTTCCATCCCGAAGTGCATCACAGCACGGAAGGGAAATCCATTCTCAGAAACTTCGTGACACTGATCTGCGGCTGTGCCACTACGTGGAATGCAACGTCGTTCATTGATGCTGCAGTTGCAGAGATCCGCGCAAAGGTGGGAGACGGTGGAGTTATCTGCGCGCTGAGTGGCGGTGTGGACTCTACCGTAGCTGCCGTCCTCTTGCATAAGGCGATCGGAGACAAGGTGCACTGTATCCATATCGACAGTGGACTGATGCGGAAGGGCGAAAGTGATAACATCATTGAGATGTTCAAGCAACATTTCGCAATGACCGTTGACCTTGTTGACGGAACGGAGATGTTCTTATCACGACTGCATGGCGTGGAAGATCCGGAACGTAAGCGCAAGATCATCGGTGGTGCCTTTATCGACCTCTTCGATGTAGAGGCCAAGAAGTTTGCCGATGCCAAGTTCCTTGCACAAGGGACGCTGTATCCGGATGTGATCGAGTCGGTGAGTACCAAGGGTCCGAGTCAGACCATCAAGACGCACCACAACGTGGGTGGCCTTCCTGAAAAGATGAATCTCAAACTCATTGAGCCGTTCCGCGAACTCTTCAAGGATGAGGTTCGCGCCGTGGGCAGAGAACTTGGGATCCCGGATTGGTTCGTTGAACGACATCCGTTCCCGGGTCCTGGTCTTGCGATCCGCATCCCCGGTGCCATAACCCCAGAGAAGCTCGATATCCTACGCGAAGCGGACGAGATCTATTTGGAAGAGATCCGCAATGCCGGTCTCTACAACGAGATCTGGCAGGCCTTTGCTGTTTTGCTCCCTGTTCGCACGGTTGGTGTGATGGGAGACGAGCGCACGTATGAGCACGTATGCGGTTTACGTGCTGTAACCAGTACTGATGGTATGACGGCCGACTGGTTCCATATGCCGTATGATGTGCTTGCGCGGATGAGCAACCGTATCATCAACGAAGTTCGAGGTATCAATCGAGTGGTCTACGACATATCGTCGAAGCCCCCTGCCACCATTGAATGGGAGTAA